CAAGATTAAAGGAAAAATCAACCCCAGAGACTTTGAGGGGATAGCTCAAAAAATTGATGTTCAAAGCGATGGGAAGTTCACGTACGTTAAGCTGTACTTCAAAAATGAAGACCTCAAAGAGATACTTAACCATCTATCCAAATATGCAGTCATAGACCTACAAACTTCCCAGGTAACTCTCGAAGAGGTCTTTATACAGCTCTTCAAACAGAAGAAACAGGGAAGAGAGAAAGCTTAAACGGTTTTCTGCTTCTCGGGAGAAACTGCCAGCTCAATCCATCGAATAGAACCCAACTTCCCAATAGGTTTCCCCTCTAATCACATAGCTTTGCCATTGTATCCATTTGCTCATCTCCCTAGTTCCGTAGCGGTCGAGGCCTGCAATAATGAGTACGTATTCTTTTGAGTTCCAGGGATTCCGGATCGTCTCAATAACCCCAAAGACCCCCAGAGGAACCGGCGAGTTGAGTGGGATTACGCTTACGTTATTTTCGGTTACCCGAAAGGCAGTGAAGTTCTCCGCCGCGTTCGAGTTCCTCCTCAGGATCCAAGAGCCGTTGAAGGCGAAGCGCACGGGTAGGTTTTCGTTAAGCCGGGTGGTTATGGCGTTGGCAACGGGACCGCCGATGAGTATAAGGTTGCCCCTCAAATCCTCATCGGTCAAATTCCCGTCCGCCTTGACCACGATTGAAGGGGCCTGACCGTAGAGCTTCATGTAGGTTTCCCTGAGGCGGTCGGCGAGGGAGTAAGCCGTCTCCCTGTCGTACTCGTTTCCGCTCTCATCGGGGTTCTGCGTCCCGTAAACAATGACAAGCTTTCCCAGGTAACTTGCCCTGTCCAGTACGTTGGGCTCCACAACGGGAGCAACCTTCCTGTAAAAGACGCTCACGTTCCCGGGAGTTGCCCACCTGGCCATATGCCGGGCTAGAGTCGGTGCATACTGGTAGAGGGTCTCGTTGAGTTCCTCAGCCTTTCTGTACTCATCCAACAGGTTCCAGAAGGGCAGGAACATAGCCGACATTACCCTAGCTTTAAAAAGAACGTAATCCCATGGTACCCCACACTTCAGGGCAATGTACTCCGCGATGCTCTCGGTGAAGAGCTCGTTAAGGTAAGTATAAAAGGAACCGTAATGACCCGGATCGTAGGTCGTGGTAGTCGGGAGTTCGTTCCGCACCTCCTGGAGGTAATAGCTCATGTTCTCAAAGATCCTGACGTTCCGGTCGAGAAAGTCTTTGACAAACGGATGGGTAAACTCGTGGAGTATTGTCACGACATACAAAAGCATCGTGACGTTGTTCCTGTAGTACAGTCCTCCAACGTAGTACACCGTGTCGTTCTCAAAGACGACGTGAGGATGTATGCGAAGCGAATACGCGGCCTCAACCCTGAAGGATTTGTAGGTGTGGCCAAAGAGCCTTTTGTATTCCCCGGGGGCACGTTCCAAGTATTCAACCAGAGGGCGGGTTATTTCCCCATACTCACTCCTGTGGGCGTTGTAGAAGGCCATGAAATCACTTTTCCGGGCAAAATTCGCCAGCAGTTCCAGTTCACCGAGGTTTGTCTCGTTCGGCAGGTAACCCAGCAGGGCCAGTCTGCCACTGAATTCCATGACTTCATTGTCCCTAACATAGATTGGCAGGGAGCTGTTGAAGACCTCGCGGATGTATTTAACGGCCGGGTCGTCCCGGTAAGGTGCGAAGTAGGTCAGAACGTCGCTGATGTAGCCTTTTGGTGCCGTTATGAAATAGTCGCTCCCGTTGAAGGCGAGAATATAAAGGACGGCGAACAGTTCAAGGTTGGGGTTGACTTCAACTTCAATCTCGCACTTGTTTTGGGTCGAATTTTCACTCACCGAGAACACTCCAGGGGAGGTTCCGAGGATGATAAGAACGGCCAGCGCTAAGGCCATCCCCCTGAAGGGCCTCACCTTCCATCCCCTCCGTTATTGTTGCATCCAGATTAATATAAACATCAGTTCATATATAAAATTTCCTAAACTGGAAATAAATTCCAGGACATCAAGCAATTGTAGAAAAAACAAAGGATACCTGCGTGTTGCTCAGCCCCAAAATCTAAAAATCACTTTCCTACCGGATAGTTGGGAGCCTCGTTCGTTATGAGTATATCGTGCGGGTGGCTCTCCCTGACGCCAGCGTTCGTGATTATCACGAACTCACCCTTCTCCTTGAGCTCTTCGATGTTCTTAGCTCCGACGTAGCCCATTCCGGAGCGAAGGCCGCCGACGAGCTGGTAGAGAACCTCACCAACGCTTCCCTTGTAGGGAACGACACCCTCTACACCCTCGGGCACGAACTTTTTCGTCTTCATATGGCCCTTCTGGTAATAACGCTCCGCTCCACCCTTCATCATCGCCCCGAGCGAACCCATACCCCGGTACTGCTTGTACCTCCTGCCGTTTATGACGACCTCCTTGCCCAGTGCTTCCTTCGTTCCGGCCAAAAGCGAGCCGAGCATTACCGCGTCAGCGCCAGCAGCTATAGCCTTGACTATGTCACCGGAGTAGCGGATTCCGCCGTCGGCTATGACGTGAAGGTCGTATTCCTGAGCTCTGTCCGCCACTAGGGCTATTGCCGTAACCTGGGGAACGCCGACACCAGCGACAACTCTCGTGGTGCATATGCTACCCGGCCCGATGCCAACTTTTACCGCATCCGCGAAGGTTAAATCATCGACAGCCTTCGGGTTTGCGATGTTTCCCACGATGAGGTCGGCATCAACGGCCTTCCTTATCTCCTTCATGGCATTTATGGCCTTGAGGTTGTGGGCGTGGGCGGTATCTATGACTAATATATCCGCGCCGATTTTATCAAGTGCCCTTGCCCTCTCAAGGTCAAAGGGCCCCACCGCAGCGGCCACAAGCAGATCGCCGTTATCATCCCTGATCGCGTTCCTGTACTTCTTCCTCATTATGAGGTCGCTCATTGTGATTATTCCCACGAGGCGGCCGTTCCCATCGACGACCGGGAGGCGGGCTATCCGGCTGGCCACCATCACATCAAGGGCTTCCTCGACCGAGACGTCCTCGCCGACGGTTATGACTTCTCCCGTCATAACCTCCCTGACGAGGTTGCCCTCCTTCGCCGCTATGTCCTTCTTGGTAACGATGCCGATTATTCTGCCGTTCTCATCGATGACCGGAAGGCCGTCGATGTCGTTTCTCTCCATGAGGAAGAGGGCGTAGTCGAGGGTCTCGTCGGGACCGATCGTTATGACGTCCTCCACTATGAAGCGCTCCGCGCGCTTGACCTTTCTGACCATCTCGGCCTGCTCCGCAACGCTCATGTTCCTGTGGATAACCCCCAGGCCGCCCTCCCTGGCCATAGCGACAGCCATCTCCCACTCGGTTACCGTGTCCATCGCCGCGCTGAGAATCGGGATGTTCAGCTGGACGTTTGGGGTTATCTTCGTCGAGACGTCAACGTCCTTGGGCTCAACCTCGGTCTCCTGCGGTATCAGAAGAACATCGTCGAAGGTGTAACCCCTAATGGTATTAACAAGTTTGTGTTTAAATTCTTCCATTATTCTCGCGCCTCCGCGTCCTTTTTAACGTGAACCTGTCAAGGGTTTTTAAGGGTTTCCCCAGATTCCGAATCTATGCTGGGAAACAGAGAAATATCAAACTGAGATGTAGATATCAGTGTCTTTTACAAACATAATCCTTACAGATAGATACGTTTGAGCACAGTGATCGGAATAAAGATCACGAGGGCGCTCTCATACCTCGCGCCAATAGCCGTTGTCATGCTCCTGCTTGTTATTGTGTGAAGATTCGGGGCATCGACTGTCAGTTCTCTAAAAACCACCCTTTTCCTTATCAATTTCTGACGCAATGACGACTAATTATCCAAAAGACTAAAATAGGCATCAATGCACAGGTGTACCGGTGGTTTCCATGGAAGCGGTTGTTTCAGACAGGATAAGGGGGGAGGGTCAAACCCTCCGCTGAGCTGGGATTTGATTTTGAGGAGCTGTTGGGTGAAATTCTGAAGGAAGGCCTTTTCTGGGCGGCCCTCGGCCGGCCGTCGGAGGTCATGCCGTTTCTGAGGGGCAAGCTCCTGAGCAACGGGCACAGTGACGGAGTAAAGAGACAACTCGAGGGACTTCTCAACGAGCTCGAGAGGTTCTACGAAAGGGTTTTCTGCTGCGGAAAGATAGATGAGAAGCACATTAGGGCGATACATTCCTTCCACAGGGACATTCTGTCGGTGCTCTCAGCGGACGGAGGGGCTTAGCTCTTTAACTCTTCTCTTGCCGTTATCTTCTTACCTTAGCTAACCATCCAATGATGAGCAGAGTTAAGGTTATTCCGAACAGGGTCAACCAGCGAGTCATGGCATGATTCAATGGAAATTTGACGGGTTCAACGCCACTTCCGTCAAAATAAGCGAGCTCCCTTCCGTTCGAGAGCAGGCAGCCGTTGCCGCAATCGCCAATGGTGGCGTTGAAGGGGAGTTTGAAAGTCTTTCCATCATAGATTAACAGAGTGCCGTTGATTGAAACGCTCCTCCCCTTCAGCTTCAACGGTGATTTAACAACGTGCTTTCCCTCGAAAAGTAGCTGGGGATAATCCCTCCTGCAGATGGCGGTAATCTTGGTCTCGTTACCCACTTCAACGACGCCTTTCGGAGAAACGATGAAATAACCTAAGGTCTTAGTCTTCTTGTAACCTCTAGGGGAATTTGGCAGATACCTGAACCGGTACTTTTTCACGACCCACTTTCCATCGTAGCTCCCAAGGAGTTCAAGGGAAACGTTATCGTTGGATGGAATTGAATCCAGAGGAATTATCTTGTAATCGCCCCGGGTATTGATGATAGCTAAATAGAACCTCAACACAGACTCATTATTGACGGGCACCTCCATCCAATTGCCCAGTATGGTTGCAAAATGGGTGCCGTTGAAGCAGGCCCCGGCCCAGTCTGCATAGAGGTTTCCAAACGTGATGTTCTTAATCCGGATTCCTGTGGAAGAGAGGGTTACAAGACGGAGGGTTGTCAGCTCTGTGTAAAAGTCCGTGTAGCCAACCATGTAGCCGTGCGGAACGACCTGGAGGTTATCCACGTAGCGTTTTGAATGAATGCGAACAGTAGACCAACCTCTGTCATCGCCAGGCAACTTAAAGACTGAGCCGTTCACTATTGCATACCAGTCGTAACTCGTCATCTGACAGGCATCCCACGGCTGGAACAAAAGATAGAACTCCCCGTTCCAGTAGATGTAGAGTTTATCACCACAATCGGTTACTCCGTTAAAATCACCCAAATGATGGAATTTGCCGTCATAAGTGTACAGTTGAACGTCCGGCGCGGAGTATATATCTGATAAGTTTTGATACATGAGAACTTTGTCCCCTGTGAAGTGAATAAAAGCCAAGTTTGGAAAAGTGGCGTTTAAGAGTTTGAGACCCTTTCCGGGCTCGAAGAACCAGAGTTGAGTGGTATTGTTGGGGTAATGAGTCAGAACCAGAAAACCACCTCGATAGTGAATTATTCCAGTAATCCTTGGGGAGTGGGCGGAAGCGTAGGGAGAAAGCAGGACGAATATAAGAATCGGAATTAGAACATTCTTCATGTCGCTTCCCAATTAACTTCGCTGGATAGTATATAAAGTTTTCGCTCGTGAGTAGGAGAACCAACGGGTTTTTAACCCCTCTTTTCTACTCACCAGTGGGATGATGAGGGAAGTTTCGTCCGAGCGGTGAGGAAACTCGCATGGGCTGACCACCCTCAACCTTTTAAACGGCTCTTCTCTTCGCTCATCGGGAGGAAAAATGGATGAAAAACTGAAGAAGTTCATCTCTCACCTCAAGGTCCTCATCGAGATGGAGCGTAGGGCCGAGATAGAGGCCATGCGCTTGGAGATGAAAAGGCTCTCTGGCAGGGAGAGGGAGAAAGTCGGGAGAGCGATTCTGAATCTCAACGGTAAGGTCGTTGGGGAGGAGCTGGGTTACTTTCTGGTGAAATACGGCCGAGACCGGGAGATAAAAACGGAGATAAGCGTCGGCGATTTGGTAGTAATCAGCAGAAGAGACCCTCTCAAGAGCGACCTGGTTGGAACAGTCGTCGAGAAGGGGAAGCGGTTCATAACGGTCGCCATTGAAACCGTCCCGGAGTGGGCCCTGAAGGGTGTTAGGCTGGACCTCTACGCCAACGACATAACCTTCAAGCGCTGGCTTGAGAACCTGAACAATCTGAAGGAGAGCGGAAGGAAGGCGCTGGAGCTCTACCTGGGCTTAAGGGAGCCGGAGGGGAGTGAGCCCGTCGATTTTACCCCCTTCGACAAGAGCCTGAACGCGAGCCAGAGGATGGCAATAGCGAGAGCCCTCGGAAGCCCGGACTTCTTCCTGATTCACGGCCCTTTCGGAACCGGCAAGACGAGAACCCTGGCTGAGCTCATAAAACAGGAAGTGGAGAGGGGCAACAAGGTTCTGGCGACCGCCGAGAGCAACGTGGCAGTGGACAACCTCGTAGAGAGGCTCGTTGGCTCAGGGGTTAAAGTTGTCCGCGTCGGCCACCCGAGCAGGGTCGCTAAAGGTCTTCATGAGACGACCCTGGCTTACCTCTTAACCAGGCACGAGCTCTACGGTGAGCTGAGGGAGCTGAGGGTTATCGGCCAGAACCTCGCTGAAAAGCGCGACACGTTCACCAAACCATCACCGAAGTACAGGCGCGGGCTGAGCGACAGGGAGATACTCAGGCTGGCCTCAAAGGGCATCGGGACGAGGGGTGTTCCCGCTCGCTTAATCCGCGAGATGGCGGAGTGGATTAAAATCAACCTGCAGGTTCAAAAAACGTTCGACGATGCCAGAAAACTTGAGGAGAGGATAGCGAGGGAGGTAATCAGAGAGACGGACGTTGTCTTGACGACGAACTCTTCTGCCGGCCTTGAGGTCGTCGACTACGGCTCCTACGACGTCGCGATAATAGACGAGGCCACTCAGGCGACGATACCGAGCGTCCTCATACCCATAAACCGGGCGAGGCGGTTCGTTTTGGCCGGAGACCACAGGCAGTTACCACCGACGATACTCAGCGAGAAGGCGAAGGAGCTGAGTAAGACGCTCTTCGAAGGCCTGATCGAGCGCTATCCAGTAAAGAGCGAGATGCTCACCGTCCAGTACAGGATGAACGAGAGGCTCATGAAATTTCCGAGCAGGGAGTTCTACGGTGGCAGGATAGAGGCCCACGGGAGCGTGAGGAACATGACCCTCACCGACTTGGGGATTAAAAGCCCGGAAAACAGCCCCTGGGGGGAGGTTCTGAAGCCCGAGAACGTGCTGGTTTTCATGAACACCTCCAAGCTTGAGAACCGCTTCGAGAGGCAGAGGCGTGGAAGCGAGAGCCGTGAAAATATTCTTGAGGCGAGACTCGTAAAGGAGGCCGTCGAGAGGCTTTTAGAACTCGGCGTTAAGCCGGAGTGGGTTGGTGTGGTTACCCCTTACGACGACCAGTGCGACCTGATAAGCTCTCTCCTGCCCGAGGAAGCTGAAGTGGAGATTAAAACCGTTGACGGCTACCAGGGCAGAGAGAAGGAGGTAATAGTCCTCTCCTTCGTCCGCTCCAACGAGAGGGGCGAGCTGGGGTTCCTGAAGGATTTGAGGCGCTTAAACGTCTCACTCACGAGGGCAAAGAGAAAGCTGATTCTTATAGGAGATTCCTCGACGCTGAGCGCCCACCCCACTTATAAAAGACTGATAGAGTTCGTGAGGGAGAGGGAGACGATTGCTGATGCAAAAGAACTAACCGAACCGCCAGCAAGTATGTCCATAGACAACGTGAGGGAATTCTTGGGATTTCGGAGACGAAAGAGTCAATAGACGTTCCAAAAGATGTCGAAAAAGTCGGGAAAAAGGACAGGGGCAGAACGCAGTCGATCTATGGGGGCACACCCCACAATCCTTAATGGATACCCCCGAAACATGTTCCGGAGGTATACCCGGTCAAAATGGGCGGGCAGGTGTTGGGAATGTTCCTCTACACTAAAAACTTCGACGAGCAGAAGGCCAGAGCGATGGAAGGCCTGAGGAGAGCTCTGGCTGAAAACAAGGTAGATGGTGATATAATTCCTCTCTTGGAGGAAATCAACTCGCTGGAGAACTACTTCACAACGAGCTCCTGCTCTGGCAGGATTTCGGTCATGGAGATGCCCCAATTCGGCGATAAACTCAACTCGGTCTGGCTCGGCAAGTGGCACAGGGAGGTTACCGTTGAGGAGGTAATGGAGGCGATTGGGAGGCACCGATCCGGCCAGCTGTGGTTCCTGGTCAGGAGTCCGATACTCCACATCGGAGCTAGGACCATGGATGATGCCGTAAGGCTCCTCAACCTCGCCATCGGCCTCGGCTTCAAGTACTCTAACATAAAGAGCGTGAGCCACAGGAAGCTCCTCGTTGAGATTCGCTCGACGGAGAGGATGGACGTTCCGCTCGGAGAGGACGGCGAATTATGGGTGGGCGAGGAGTACATCGAGAGGATCGTGGACATCGCGAACGAGCAGGTGAGGCGCTTCAAGGGGAAGCTGAAGAGGCTGGAGGGAGAGATTGAAAGATCAAACACAGGACTTTAATCAAAAGTTCAGTTATCCATTGCTATTCCTAAATAACAGTAATATTACTGTGGCAATAACAACAGCCAGCCATATCCACCCAGCCGCTCCCAGAACGTAGAATGGAATACTATCGTTGCGGAGTCCCCAGACAAGGAAACCTATGAGCACCATGAAGAAGGCCATCTCCAGCTGGAGTGCCCATGAAATCCTGTTCCGTCCTGAGAAGGAGTCCCTGAATGCGAAAAGTAGAAAAAGGTAGATAAACCCACCAATTATCGCCGTGTATGCACCGTACTCCAGCCAAACCATGTTCATTCCCTCACCATAATGTTCCACATTTAACCTTGATAAACCCTAGTGTATAGATGCATACTTGCATTGATGGACAATATCCATAGCATCCTGCAAGTGCTCCCCATGACCCAAATGCTCCAGCCGCGATACAAGCCAAGCATCCAGTTCCTGTTAAACAAGCTGCGGTGCATGTAATGACTATTCCATATAATACGCCACAGCAGGCTCCCACTATAACCCATGACGGAGCTTTTGGTTGGGTACATATGAACTTTATAGAGATAAGAGGATTCAGAGGGAATTCACACGCAGTCAATGAGTCCATACTAACGGTTACCCCAATCGTCTCATATCGGTCATACTTGTGCAACCTGAGCCTCACCAAGTGTGACAAGTGTCTCAGCTCGTAGGCACTCCTGCCCCAGACCCAGTTCGTCTCATCACCCCTGCGAAGCTTCATGAGAACCTTATTCAGAGTCCAGTAATACTCTGAAAGCGTGAGGTTGTCCTTAGTGACAATAGTGTCACCAACAGGAACGACCTTGTTTTCATCATTCGGAGCAATGTTCATTGTGGTGAGATATATCCAGTAACCCCCATGGAGTTTATCTGTAAGAATCTTTGTAACTAACGTGAAGTTGTACTGGCTCCTCTCGGCGCGATAAACGAGGGCGTACATGGTGTAGTTGAAAGTCTCGTTGTAAAGGGTTATCCCAAAGAACAACAACTGCTCGTGCTTTTTCGTCATGTTGTAGAGCGTGACCACGGAAACGTTAAAGTTTGCAGTCAAGTTGGAAGTGCAGGAACTTGAGTTATGACAGGCACAGGAGGAGTTAGTCAAGTTCGCGAAGTCTATGGTCTTATTCACCCAAGTGACGTTCATCTGAAGCCGGCCTCTCTCATCATACCAGGCAACCACAGCCCTGCGGAAGGTTACGCTGGAGTTGTCAGTCAAAGCCTTCGTCTCCTGAACAGTCCCAAACTGAAGACTCAACAGCATGGCGAGCAACAACACCGCACCAACCTTCTTAGCCCAGCCTTCCATAGTAAACACCTTAAAAGCTTTTCCAATTATGAGTTTGAATTAGTTCTGTTTTTTTTCGTAGGATTTTCAATTTCCAACGATAACAAAACGACGAGAATGAAACAAAAGAAGCCAGAGTAAAAGAGTGAACAAAAGAATACCAACAACCAATAATGACAACTTTTGAGCGTTCAGAGACAATTTTTGTGACTCGACTCACAAAAAATTAGTACGGCATCTATAACTATCAT
The Thermococcus sp. genome window above contains:
- a CDS encoding DUF4932 domain-containing protein, with protein sequence MRPFRGMALALAVLIILGTSPGVFSVSENSTQNKCEIEVEVNPNLELFAVLYILAFNGSDYFITAPKGYISDVLTYFAPYRDDPAVKYIREVFNSSLPIYVRDNEVMEFSGRLALLGYLPNETNLGELELLANFARKSDFMAFYNAHRSEYGEITRPLVEYLERAPGEYKRLFGHTYKSFRVEAAYSLRIHPHVVFENDTVYYVGGLYYRNNVTMLLYVVTILHEFTHPFVKDFLDRNVRIFENMSYYLQEVRNELPTTTTYDPGHYGSFYTYLNELFTESIAEYIALKCGVPWDYVLFKARVMSAMFLPFWNLLDEYRKAEELNETLYQYAPTLARHMARWATPGNVSVFYRKVAPVVEPNVLDRASYLGKLVIVYGTQNPDESGNEYDRETAYSLADRLRETYMKLYGQAPSIVVKADGNLTDEDLRGNLILIGGPVANAITTRLNENLPVRFAFNGSWILRRNSNAAENFTAFRVTENNVSVIPLNSPVPLGVFGVIETIRNPWNSKEYVLIIAGLDRYGTREMSKWIQWQSYVIRGETYWEVGFYSMD
- a CDS encoding IGHMBP2 family helicase; amino-acid sequence: MDEKLKKFISHLKVLIEMERRAEIEAMRLEMKRLSGREREKVGRAILNLNGKVVGEELGYFLVKYGRDREIKTEISVGDLVVISRRDPLKSDLVGTVVEKGKRFITVAIETVPEWALKGVRLDLYANDITFKRWLENLNNLKESGRKALELYLGLREPEGSEPVDFTPFDKSLNASQRMAIARALGSPDFFLIHGPFGTGKTRTLAELIKQEVERGNKVLATAESNVAVDNLVERLVGSGVKVVRVGHPSRVAKGLHETTLAYLLTRHELYGELRELRVIGQNLAEKRDTFTKPSPKYRRGLSDREILRLASKGIGTRGVPARLIREMAEWIKINLQVQKTFDDARKLEERIAREVIRETDVVLTTNSSAGLEVVDYGSYDVAIIDEATQATIPSVLIPINRARRFVLAGDHRQLPPTILSEKAKELSKTLFEGLIERYPVKSEMLTVQYRMNERLMKFPSREFYGGRIEAHGSVRNMTLTDLGIKSPENSPWGEVLKPENVLVFMNTSKLENRFERQRRGSESRENILEARLVKEAVERLLELGVKPEWVGVVTPYDDQCDLISSLLPEEAEVEIKTVDGYQGREKEVIVLSFVRSNERGELGFLKDLRRLNVSLTRAKRKLILIGDSSTLSAHPTYKRLIEFVRERETIADAKELTEPPASMSIDNVREFLGFRRRKSQ
- the guaB gene encoding IMP dehydrogenase; protein product: MEEFKHKLVNTIRGYTFDDVLLIPQETEVEPKDVDVSTKITPNVQLNIPILSAAMDTVTEWEMAVAMAREGGLGVIHRNMSVAEQAEMVRKVKRAERFIVEDVITIGPDETLDYALFLMERNDIDGLPVIDENGRIIGIVTKKDIAAKEGNLVREVMTGEVITVGEDVSVEEALDVMVASRIARLPVVDGNGRLVGIITMSDLIMRKKYRNAIRDDNGDLLVAAAVGPFDLERARALDKIGADILVIDTAHAHNLKAINAMKEIRKAVDADLIVGNIANPKAVDDLTFADAVKVGIGPGSICTTRVVAGVGVPQVTAIALVADRAQEYDLHVIADGGIRYSGDIVKAIAAGADAVMLGSLLAGTKEALGKEVVINGRRYKQYRGMGSLGAMMKGGAERYYQKGHMKTKKFVPEGVEGVVPYKGSVGEVLYQLVGGLRSGMGYVGAKNIEELKEKGEFVIITNAGVRESHPHDILITNEAPNYPVGK